CCCTGGTGGAGCTTATTGGTCCGGAGAGCAAGCGGTCCAAATTGTGGTTCCCGCTCATTTGGCTGCTCTTGTTTTTCGGTTCGGCGCTGACCATTATGAATTTCCATGCCGACGTCAACATGCTCGAGGTACAGATCCGAATCGTCGAGATGGTGACGGGGAAAAGAGACGAGCATCCCTATTTGTTCCAGATTGCATACTCGCTCGGGCTCGGATTCGGAATGACGGTGTTCTTCAATCACTTATTCAAGAAAAAATGGAATGAAGAACCGACCCCGCTCGAGGTGGAAATGTACCTCTATCAGGAAAATCTGGATCAGTTCGTGGTCGCCGAAGAATATCGGAAAATGAACGCCGGAGCGGATACGACAGGTAAGGAACCATGATGATGTCCATTCTGCAAGGGATATTCACCTGTGTTCTTGGCGTAGCTGGGGGCATCGCCGTCGGCGGCGGAGTCATTGCGCTCATCATCGTGT
This Paenibacillus sp. JZ16 DNA region includes the following protein-coding sequences:
- a CDS encoding stage V sporulation protein AA produces the protein MKVNPTPTVFLQLRSRIRLPRNQTVKLGDVAFIVCEPEWEKRLRALPLTQPKDIDGNRLVMDLIQIIPKIQALIPGAHIEPMGNHHTLVELIGPESKRSKLWFPLIWLLLFFGSALTIMNFHADVNMLEVQIRIVEMVTGKRDEHPYLFQIAYSLGLGFGMTVFFNHLFKKKWNEEPTPLEVEMYLYQENLDQFVVAEEYRKMNAGADTTGKEP